In the genome of Leucobacter luti, one region contains:
- a CDS encoding FAD/NAD(P)-binding protein: MSAPIRIACIGAGPAAVMLLERITANHQAVAPGAQIEAHLIDPHRPGGGRIWRREQSPLLKLNSMLEDVAFFTDASCQLAGPVAPGPSFADWVRGVRRGEYPYPSGTDAVLDRELATIGARDFPTRRLNNAYLSWAFHETLRRAGETLQVTWHRDTATAVAGDGPFRIQLESGEHLAADLVVYAVGHNGTEATSESRALAGFAADHGLNYVAPAFTADVDLDHVPAGSDVIVRGMGLAAIDLVVLLTEGRGGRFVAGDGGALRYLPSGREPVLHLGSRRGVPYRSKITSQLAGDPVTLEYLGAAFHAGLADREVRGELLDFERDAWPLIAAELVTGYYRELFTGHPERVAVSWERFAPLLRAELAAKRGWDSLASPIWCAHTCRIRRIASSWRPSIARCRGWLTVIPCPARDLGACRARDLVTCRAPFPVMP; the protein is encoded by the coding sequence ATGAGTGCGCCGATCCGGATCGCCTGCATCGGTGCTGGGCCCGCCGCGGTCATGCTGCTCGAACGAATCACGGCCAATCACCAGGCCGTGGCTCCCGGAGCACAGATCGAGGCGCACCTCATCGACCCGCATCGGCCGGGAGGCGGCCGGATCTGGCGCAGAGAGCAGTCTCCGCTGCTGAAGCTCAACTCCATGCTCGAAGACGTCGCGTTCTTCACAGATGCGTCGTGCCAGCTCGCTGGCCCCGTTGCACCCGGTCCGTCATTTGCGGACTGGGTGCGCGGGGTGCGCCGCGGCGAGTATCCCTATCCGAGCGGCACCGACGCGGTGCTGGATCGGGAGCTCGCCACGATTGGTGCCCGTGATTTCCCGACGCGGCGCCTGAACAATGCCTATCTGAGCTGGGCGTTTCACGAAACGCTGCGGCGGGCAGGGGAGACGCTCCAGGTCACTTGGCACCGTGATACGGCCACCGCGGTGGCCGGAGACGGGCCCTTTCGTATTCAGCTCGAGTCTGGGGAACACCTCGCGGCGGATCTGGTTGTGTACGCCGTCGGCCACAACGGGACAGAAGCGACCTCCGAATCGCGGGCGCTCGCTGGGTTTGCGGCGGATCACGGCCTGAACTATGTTGCGCCGGCCTTTACGGCCGACGTTGATCTCGACCACGTGCCGGCGGGATCCGACGTGATCGTGCGCGGCATGGGGCTTGCGGCCATTGACCTGGTGGTGCTGTTGACCGAGGGCCGCGGCGGCCGCTTCGTCGCGGGCGACGGCGGGGCTCTGCGCTACCTGCCGAGCGGGCGCGAGCCGGTGCTGCACCTGGGTTCCCGCCGCGGCGTGCCGTACCGCTCGAAGATCACGAGCCAACTGGCGGGAGATCCCGTGACGCTGGAGTATCTGGGGGCCGCATTCCACGCCGGACTCGCGGACCGCGAGGTGCGCGGCGAACTGCTGGACTTCGAGCGCGATGCGTGGCCGCTCATCGCCGCCGAGCTCGTCACCGGGTACTACCGGGAACTGTTCACCGGCCACCCCGAGCGGGTCGCGGTCTCGTGGGAGCGCTTCGCACCACTGCTGCGCGCGGAGCTGGCAGCGAAGCGAGGCTGGGACTCCCTGGCCTCGCCGATCTGGTGCGCGCACACGTGCCGGATCCGGCGGATCGCTTCGAGCTGGAGGCCTTCGATCGCCCGCTGTCGCGGGTGGCTGACGGTGATACCGTGCCCGGCACGGGACCTGGGGGCGTGCCGGGCTCGGGACTTGGTGACGTGCCGGGCACCGTTCCCAGTGATGCCGTGA